The following coding sequences lie in one Rutidosis leptorrhynchoides isolate AG116_Rl617_1_P2 chromosome 4, CSIRO_AGI_Rlap_v1, whole genome shotgun sequence genomic window:
- the LOC139840892 gene encoding disease resistance protein RUN1-like, whose translation MAPLRANGSRYDVFLSFRGEDTRYGFTDHLNEALKLAGTLTFRDSDDAERGEKLKSEIEKEIKSSDASIIVLSANYAISTWCLDELSLILDQRRDCNHFVLPVFYHVDPSDVGNHRGSFMIEVKPSERWTEDNVNKWKAALTEVSSVIGMPVDGYNTFNIAFLFCRIISFVCYMPETKFIKEVVNKVYNRLDRKQFFIPPNLTGMDARYKEILNCWLTTQSSEAEILIINGMPGSGKSTLAQYIVYTYGQHYESSSIVENIGGRCENSRETVKLQQQLCSDISRGKHRKIHTVCQGTAEIEMLLAMTKVLVVLDDIVEEHQLDDFIGYGNINKESKIIITTKVDTSSWFMSTYRRFQEYKMKLLSDDESLELFSLHAFRSKRPKDGYQELAQQVVQYCDGNPLALRVLGSSLSQKNSVALWESELSLDLLPDLERELLLHIACFFVAEDVDYVVKILEPDYSAKSRIETLIKRSFLYVTSENKIMMHRLLQTMGRTFVDRESSTVAKRSRVWRNKDSYNMIRRKESSRTVGLALDIQMLMKENGFGTRELKELDYPTHSSGFHGSICFQIYMLDNRSRRDDLLGFQMLFNGNQMDELKLLKLGFVKFNGLYEDISVHLRWLCWVGFSESMIHTEIFMGNMVALDLSYSCLKEFEPPTVLHTLKILNLKESHSLLKIHNIHQIPNLENLILKNCRNLFHICGAIGNLEKLAVLNMTGCLKLNKMEQERQRRKMDLTLTSFELLKNVPND comes from the exons ATGGCTCCTCTAAGGGCTAATGGTAGTAGGTATGATGTATTTCTAAGCTTTAGAGGCGAAGATACTCGTTACGGTTTTACCGATCATCTTAATGAAGCCTTAAAGCTAGCAGGGACTTTGACATTCAGAGATAGTGATGATGCCGAAAGAGGTGAAAAATTGAAGTCAGAAATTGAGAAAGAAATCAAATCATCTGATGCTTCAATAATTGTGTTGTCTGCAAACTATGCAATTTCAACTTGGTGCCTTGATGAactttcattgatccttgaccaaaGAAGAGATTGCAATCATTTCGTTTTACCCGTTTTTTATCATGTGGATCCTTCAGATGTTGGTAACCACAGAGGAAGTTTCATGATTGAAGTTAAGCCCTCTGAACGGTGGACCGAAGATAATGTCAATAAGTGGAAGGCCGCCCTTACTGAGGTTTCCAGTGTGATTGGCATGCCTGTTGATgggtacaatacttttaatattgcATTTCTTTTTTGTAGAataa TTTCCTTTGTGTGTTACATGCCCGAAACAAAATTTATAAAGGAGGTTGTCAACAAAGTATACAATAGACTTGATCGCAAACAGTTTTTTATTCCACCCAATTTAACAGGGATGGATGCCCGATATAAAGAGATACTAAATTGCTGGTTAACAACACAATCATCTGAAGccgaaattttaataataaatggcATGCCAGGAAGTGGCAAGTCAACGTTGGCTCAGTACATCGTGTATACTTACGGTCAGCATTACGAAAGCAGTAGCATTGTTGAAAACATTGGAGGTAGATGTGAAAACTCACGTGAAACGGTTAAACTCCAACAACAGCTTTGCAGTGACATTTCAAGAGGCAAGCACAGAAAAATACATACTGTTTGTCAGGGTACTGCTGAGATCGAAATGCTATTGGCAATGACAAAAGTACTTGTGGTTTTGGATGATATTGTTGAAGAGCATCAATTGGATGATTTTATTGGATACGGTAATATTAACAAAGAAAGCAAGATTATAATAACCACGAAAGTTGATACAAGTAGTTGGTTTATGTCCACATATAGGAGGTTTCAAGAGTACAAAATGAAATTACTGAGTGATGATGAATCATTAGAGCTTTTTAGTCTTCACGCTTTCCGGTCTAAACGTCCAAAAGACGGTTACCAAGAGCTTGCACAACAAGTGGTACAGTATTGTGATGGAAATCCGCTGGCTCTTAGAGTGTTAGGATCCTCGTTGTCTCAAAAAAACAGTGTCGCATTATGGGAAAGCGAATTGA GTCTTGATTTGTTACCAGACTTGGAGAGAGAGTTGCTTTTGCATATCGCTTGTTTCTTTGTTGCCGAAGATGTGGATTATGTTGTTAAAATATTGGAGCCTGATTACTCTGCCAAGTCTAGAATCGAAACTCTAATTAAAAGATCATTTTTGTATGTTACATCAGAAAATAAAATAATGATGCATAGATTGCTTCAAACTATGGGGAGAACCTTTGTGGATAGAGAATCATCAACAGTTGCCAAACGTAGCAGAGTTTGGCGTAACAAGGACTCTTATAATATGATAAGAAGAAAAGAG AGTTCAAGGACCGTAGGTCTAGCACTTGATATTCAAATGCTGATGAAAGAGAATGGTTTCGGTACCAGAGAGTTAAAAGAG CTTGATTATCCCACTCATTCTTCTGGTTTTCATGGTTCTATTTGTTTCCAA ATATACATGTTAGATAACAGGTCAAGGAGAGATGATCTATTAGGATTTCAGATGCTTTTCAATGGAAATCAA ATGGATGAACTGAAATTGCTCAAGCTCGGTTttgtgaaattcaacggattgtaTGAGGACATATCTGTACATTTAAGATGGCTCTGCTGGGTTGGATTTAGCGAAAGTATGATCCATACTGAGATATTCATGGGCAACATGGTTGCTTTAGATTTGAGCTATAGTTGCTTGAAAGAATTTGAACCACCCACG GTTCTTCATACACTTAAGATTCTTAATCTAAAGGAGTCGCACAGTCTCTTAAAAATCCACAACATTCACCAGATCCCTAATCTTGAGAATTTGATTCTCAAGAACTGTCGCAATCTGTTTCATATTTGTGGGGCCATTGGTAACCTTGAAAAACTTGCTGTTTTGAACATGACAGGGTGTTTAAAGCTGAACAAGATGGAGCAA GAAAGGCAAAGGAGAAAGATGGATCTTACATTGACTTCTTTTGAGCTTTTAAAGAATGTGCCAAATGATTAA
- the LOC139844169 gene encoding DNA replication complex GINS protein PSF3-like isoform X2, which translates to MAQYYDINDILADEELVPAVFEEAVNGTGLFESNESNTIEPKSKVELPFWLAQELHLRRTVIVSVPPCFAKKTREEIEADGAHVDLRSRSSYFYELGCKIVKLIGDKTIGPLLLVAFRTRYKEVLIKAHTTTSALTPKYLSLLTKEETKLYDAAKSSTAAFKSWRMGGPRIQKSSIFGRKRKSIGE; encoded by the exons ATGGCACAATATTATGACATCAATGATATTCTTGCAGATGAAGAG CTTGTTCCAGCAGTATTCGAAGAGGCTGTAAATGGAACTGGTTTGTTTGAATCTAATGAATCAAATACA ATAGAACCAAAGTCTAAGGTCGAATTGCCGTTTTGGCTTGCTCAAGAACTGCACCTCAGACGCACAGTAATTGTCAGCGTTCCTCCTTGTTTTGCTAAAAA AACTCGGGAAGAAATAGAGGCTGATGGTGCACATGTTGACTTAAGATCTCGTTCTTCATATTTTTATGAGTTAGGATGCAAGATAGTGAAATT GATCGGTGATAAAACGATAGGACCTTTGTTGTTAGTTGCTTTTCGGACAAGGTATAAGGAAGTTCTCATAAAGGCACATACTACAACATCTGCACTGACTCCGAAATATCTATCGCTACTAACTAAAGAAGAAACAAAAT TGTACGATGCTGCTAAGTCGTCAACTGCAGCTTTTAAGAGTTGGAGAATGGGTGGACCAAGAATACAAAAATCTTCTATTTTTGGTAGGAAGAGGAAATCGATCGGGGAATAA
- the LOC139844169 gene encoding DNA replication complex GINS protein PSF3-like isoform X1 → MAQYYDINDILADEELVPAVFEEAVNGTGLFESNESNTHLLNQIEPKSKVELPFWLAQELHLRRTVIVSVPPCFAKKTREEIEADGAHVDLRSRSSYFYELGCKIVKLIGDKTIGPLLLVAFRTRYKEVLIKAHTTTSALTPKYLSLLTKEETKLYDAAKSSTAAFKSWRMGGPRIQKSSIFGRKRKSIGE, encoded by the exons ATGGCACAATATTATGACATCAATGATATTCTTGCAGATGAAGAG CTTGTTCCAGCAGTATTCGAAGAGGCTGTAAATGGAACTGGTTTGTTTGAATCTAATGAATCAAATACA CATTTGTTAAATCAGATAGAACCAAAGTCTAAGGTCGAATTGCCGTTTTGGCTTGCTCAAGAACTGCACCTCAGACGCACAGTAATTGTCAGCGTTCCTCCTTGTTTTGCTAAAAA AACTCGGGAAGAAATAGAGGCTGATGGTGCACATGTTGACTTAAGATCTCGTTCTTCATATTTTTATGAGTTAGGATGCAAGATAGTGAAATT GATCGGTGATAAAACGATAGGACCTTTGTTGTTAGTTGCTTTTCGGACAAGGTATAAGGAAGTTCTCATAAAGGCACATACTACAACATCTGCACTGACTCCGAAATATCTATCGCTACTAACTAAAGAAGAAACAAAAT TGTACGATGCTGCTAAGTCGTCAACTGCAGCTTTTAAGAGTTGGAGAATGGGTGGACCAAGAATACAAAAATCTTCTATTTTTGGTAGGAAGAGGAAATCGATCGGGGAATAA